A DNA window from Cutaneotrichosporon cavernicola HIS019 DNA, chromosome: 2 contains the following coding sequences:
- a CDS encoding uncharacterized protein (Mpv17 / PMP22 family) — MNATLNNATLATRRGVSRLWQGYLAQLAARPLRTKMVTSGTMFFVGDAIAQFGIEGRRVSPDAVPQPDGYGPVEDDVTLAYNPTRAARQAVYGALVLAPLAHNWLVRLDKVKFANKWATLGAKVSLDQLVWGPFIVTTFWSWTGMMEGKTGDQVAELVHFAFPGAYSKCVAVFAPTQIVNFLWVPLHHRLLVHQTVGLGWNIFLSYMTNKNNTLLAAAKADLAQAQIAEASVEPIHDKAHDDERALAHAKVEDAAKVLAAVKEERQRLRDLEGGGATAAGTRM; from the exons ATGAACGCTACGCTCAACAACGCAACCCTCGCTactcggcgcggcgtctcACGTCTCTGGCAGGGATACCTTGCtcagctcgccgcccgtcCCCTCCGTACCAAGATGGTCACGTCCGGCACCATGTTCTttgtcggcgacgccaTTGCGCAGTTTGGCATCGAGGGGCGGCGGGTCTCCCCCGACGCTGTACCTCAGCCTGACGGCTACGGCCCCGTTGAAGACGACGTTACGCTCGCCTATAAC CCGACCCGTGCCGCCCGCCAGGCAGTGT ACGGCGCACTCGTCCTTGCACCGCTCGCACACAACTGGCTCGTACGCCTCGACAAAGTCAAGTTTGCCAACAAGTGGGCTA CTCTCGGCGCCAAAGTTAgcctcgaccagctcgtGTGGGGACCCTTCATCGTGACCA cgtTCTGGAGCTGGACGGGCATGATGGAGGGCAAGACGGGCGACCAAGtggccgagcttgtccaCTTTGCCTTCCCAGGAGCCTACTCGAAGTGTGTAGCCGTGTTTGCGCCCACCCAGATCGTCAACTTCCTCTGGGTTCCGCTGCACCACCGGCTGTTGGTGCACCAGACGGTCGGACTCG GGTGGAACATCTTCCTCTCGTACATGACGAACAAGAACAacacgctcctcgccgcggccaaggccgacctcgcgcaggcgcagatCGCCGAGGCTTCGGTCGAACCGATTCACGACAAGGCtcacgacgacgagcgtgccctcgcgcacgccaaggtcgaggacgcggccaAGGTTCTCGCCgctgtcaaggaggagcgccagcgcctccgcgacctcgaagGTGGTGGAGCCACCGCCGCTGGCACGCGCATGTAG